In Nitrospira sp., the following proteins share a genomic window:
- a CDS encoding glycosyltransferase family 2 protein: MATAERRASVALSVVIPAYNEANRLPPYLESVAAYLTRRGITHEILVIDDGSNDDTVQVVKQCAAAHPSVRLIRLPRNTGKGAAVRTGMQAARGTLRLFTDADGATPIQELERLEVAIMNGADLAIGSRPLASRDARYTVKARPHRALMGSLFSRIVRWLGIRDICDTQCGFKLFRDTAAAALFSVCRIDGYGFDLELVYIAQRRGYRIVEVPINWADQPGSKVQVVRDGFRMLREMLAVRCNERRGLYADCRT, encoded by the coding sequence ATGGCTACTGCCGAACGCCGCGCGTCTGTGGCTCTTTCCGTCGTCATTCCGGCCTACAACGAGGCGAACCGGCTACCCCCGTATCTGGAGTCCGTCGCCGCCTACCTGACCCGCCGCGGCATAACCCATGAAATCCTTGTCATCGACGACGGCAGCAACGATGACACTGTTCAGGTTGTCAAACAATGTGCCGCCGCGCATCCATCCGTCCGCCTGATCCGGCTTCCCCGCAACACCGGCAAGGGCGCGGCCGTACGAACCGGTATGCAGGCGGCTCGGGGCACGCTCCGTCTCTTTACCGACGCTGACGGCGCGACGCCGATTCAAGAACTGGAGCGGCTGGAGGTGGCGATCATGAATGGGGCTGACCTTGCCATCGGTTCCCGGCCGCTGGCTTCTCGGGACGCCCGCTACACCGTCAAAGCGCGCCCGCACCGTGCGCTGATGGGGAGCCTGTTTAGCCGGATCGTCCGCTGGCTGGGCATCCGGGACATCTGCGACACGCAATGCGGGTTCAAACTATTCCGGGATACGGCGGCGGCGGCTCTCTTTTCCGTGTGCCGAATTGACGGTTATGGATTTGATCTTGAGCTCGTCTACATCGCGCAGCGGCGGGGCTACCGGATTGTCGAAGTGCCGATCAACTGGGCCGACCAGCCGGGGTCGAAGGTGCAGGTGGTGCGCGACGGATTCCGTATGCTGCGCGAGATGCTGGCCGTGCGTTGCAACGAGCGGCGCGGGCTCTACGCGGACTGCCGCACGTAG